In Geobacter sp., a single window of DNA contains:
- a CDS encoding adenylosuccinate synthase yields the protein MANVVVVGAQWGDEGKGKVVDIYTEFADDVVRYQGGNNAGHTLVVEGEKVVLHLIPSGVLHQGKRCVIGNGVVLDPEVFIREVNNLKAKGKMQDDSQLRLSESLHIIMPYHKRIDIAREAQSGAKKIGTTGRGIGPAYEDKIGRRGIRLMDLLNRDVFSRKLKENLAEKNFILEKQLGEEPFDFEQVFAEYCGYADILRKYMDDTALLLHRDIKAGKKLLFEGAQGTLLDVDHGTYPFVTSSSTCAGGACTGTGVSPRDIHQIIGISKAYVTRVGGGPFPTELHEADGERLRQVGSEFGATTGRPRRCGWFDALVLRYAVRMNGLTGVALTKLDVLDGFETIKVCTGYAYQGKVLDELPANLETFAQCTPIYEEIPGWQADISAARRFEDLPAKAQSYVKRLEELIGCPIVLVSVGPGREATIMLRNPFA from the coding sequence ATGGCGAACGTAGTTGTGGTTGGGGCCCAATGGGGCGATGAAGGAAAAGGCAAGGTCGTCGACATCTATACAGAATTCGCCGACGATGTGGTCCGCTACCAGGGGGGCAACAATGCCGGTCATACGCTGGTGGTCGAAGGCGAAAAGGTGGTTTTGCACCTGATCCCGTCCGGGGTCCTGCATCAGGGGAAGCGGTGCGTCATTGGCAATGGCGTGGTCCTTGATCCCGAGGTGTTCATCCGCGAGGTCAACAACCTGAAGGCAAAAGGGAAGATGCAGGACGACAGCCAGCTTCGGCTCAGCGAGTCGCTGCATATCATCATGCCCTACCATAAGCGGATCGATATTGCCCGCGAAGCCCAAAGCGGTGCCAAGAAGATCGGTACCACCGGCCGTGGCATTGGTCCGGCCTATGAAGACAAGATCGGGCGCCGCGGTATCCGCCTGATGGACCTGCTGAACCGGGACGTCTTCTCCCGCAAACTCAAGGAGAATCTGGCTGAGAAGAACTTTATCCTGGAAAAACAGCTCGGCGAGGAGCCCTTCGATTTCGAGCAGGTCTTTGCCGAGTACTGTGGCTATGCCGACATCCTCCGGAAGTACATGGACGACACGGCGCTGCTTCTCCATCGCGACATCAAGGCAGGCAAGAAGCTCCTGTTTGAAGGTGCCCAGGGAACCTTGCTGGATGTTGATCACGGAACCTACCCCTTTGTCACCTCTTCATCCACTTGTGCGGGAGGCGCATGCACCGGCACCGGCGTCAGTCCACGCGACATCCACCAGATCATCGGTATATCCAAGGCCTATGTCACCAGGGTTGGCGGCGGGCCGTTTCCCACGGAACTGCATGAAGCCGATGGTGAGAGGCTTCGTCAGGTAGGGAGCGAGTTCGGTGCAACTACCGGCCGTCCCCGCCGATGCGGCTGGTTCGATGCCCTTGTGCTCCGCTATGCCGTACGGATGAACGGCCTCACCGGCGTCGCACTCACCAAGCTGGATGTTCTCGACGGTTTTGAGACCATCAAGGTCTGTACCGGCTACGCTTACCAGGGGAAGGTCCTCGACGAGCTGCCGGCAAATCTGGAGACGTTCGCCCAGTGTACGCCGATTTATGAGGAGATCCCGGGGTGGCAGGCAGACATTTCCGCTGCCCGTCGTTTCGAAGATCTGCCAGCTAAGGCCCAGTCCTATGTCAAGCGCCTGGAAGAGCTTATAGGGTGCCCGATTGTCCTGGTTTCAGTTGGGCCGGGGCGCGAAGCAACGATCATGCTGCGCAATCCGTTTGCATGA
- a CDS encoding TetR family transcriptional regulator, producing the protein MAKTDCRNKLMEVGTQLFAERGLNGVSIRELSQTAGVSISMISYYFGGKEGLYDAVLREQFACFDQIEEIKRQGADPLAVIEAYIRWTIQRHRNNPYLLRFYTSELTNPTPFFAAIVSPAIGKVINILVEVIADGVARKQFREDIHAVNAVLALAGMVNYFFLSTMATENLISHSPEKDEELIQQYVAIFTRGILGKPAGV; encoded by the coding sequence ATGGCAAAAACGGACTGCCGTAACAAACTGATGGAGGTGGGAACGCAGTTATTCGCCGAACGCGGACTGAACGGCGTCAGCATCAGGGAACTGTCCCAGACCGCCGGCGTGAGCATCTCGATGATCTCCTATTATTTCGGCGGCAAGGAAGGGCTGTATGATGCGGTGCTGCGGGAACAGTTCGCCTGTTTTGACCAGATTGAGGAGATCAAGCGGCAAGGAGCTGACCCCCTGGCCGTGATCGAGGCCTACATCCGCTGGACCATCCAGCGGCACCGCAATAATCCTTACCTGTTGCGGTTCTATACCAGCGAACTCACTAACCCAACCCCTTTTTTTGCCGCGATCGTTTCCCCGGCTATCGGCAAAGTCATCAATATCCTGGTGGAGGTCATTGCTGACGGCGTGGCACGCAAGCAGTTCCGGGAGGATATCCATGCCGTGAACGCGGTGCTGGCCCTTGCCGGGATGGTCAATTATTTTTTCCTCAGCACGATGGCCACCGAAAACCTGATCAGCCATTCGCCCGAGAAAGACGAAGAATTGATCCAACAGTATGTTGCGATCTTCACCAGGGGGATCCTGGGTAAGCCGGCTGGGGTATAG
- a CDS encoding GIY-YIG nuclease family protein, protein MTGNWQVYIILCSDNSFYTGITTDMDRRFRQHAEGRGARYFRGRRPIRVVYLETGHYHSSAARREVLIKSMTRADKALLVFDNLDPQHDRLCLSADRQEQLLPP, encoded by the coding sequence ATGACGGGGAACTGGCAGGTTTACATCATCCTCTGTTCGGATAACTCCTTCTATACGGGGATTACCACCGATATGGACAGACGGTTCCGTCAGCACGCCGAGGGACGAGGCGCCAGGTATTTCAGGGGGCGTCGACCGATACGGGTGGTCTATCTCGAAACGGGCCACTACCATTCTTCTGCAGCAAGGAGAGAGGTCCTGATCAAGTCAATGACCAGGGCTGACAAGGCACTCCTGGTGTTCGACAACCTTGACCCACAGCATGACCGCCTGTGCCTGTCCGCTGACCGGCAGGAACAGCTTTTACCACCATAG
- a CDS encoding VCBS repeat-containing protein, with protein sequence MKRFILQLVTLLLVFCSSVAAVLAGPIKVHVAECTVTGAANRDELKSALQGLLASRIAGDKVLSIDSPNGVDALIACSYISLGKVFSIDAVVSSAKGEPLGRSYVQGEGQDDLIPAIGKLAQQLQPILLKAASAAASEPAAKGAVPLAVPSASGRAGEGAGTAAVVAGASQSVAKGVVVAASSDVIQSQAGVIVTPPGDIIRADQATTKPLIPQTRIEGAMIGIAPGRDLPGGEREFVIAGQQVVRLYRQGKELKKTADYSISGDAKILGIDTADLDNDGVLEIYVTIMEEETLSSRVLSIGDKGFTVIAERLPYYFRAIALEGKTRKVYAQQIGKDDEDFYGDVREIVKKGNAFTMGAVIKVPQYANVFTFNRFADADGKKYQVILDEDGYLRVLDDSGELLWKSGDRYGGSEVYFKRDEQQMQPISVDRYRWRFLEQRVVVTDNGLVIVPRNSGLFVVGNNRSFTKNTVYAYAWTGVSLDERWRTKESQNYLADYFYDGQRKELVMLEVVKKEGLFDKGASTITVKKVE encoded by the coding sequence ATGAAACGATTCATTCTGCAACTGGTGACCCTGCTGCTGGTCTTCTGCTCATCCGTTGCAGCTGTTCTGGCGGGCCCTATTAAGGTCCATGTGGCTGAATGTACTGTAACGGGTGCAGCGAACAGGGACGAGCTGAAAAGCGCCTTGCAAGGGCTGCTTGCCTCCAGGATTGCCGGTGACAAGGTTCTGAGTATTGACAGCCCCAATGGTGTCGATGCTCTGATCGCCTGCAGCTATATTTCTCTGGGCAAGGTCTTCAGCATTGATGCCGTGGTGAGCAGTGCCAAAGGGGAGCCCCTTGGGCGGAGCTACGTTCAAGGGGAGGGGCAAGACGATCTGATCCCGGCAATCGGCAAGCTCGCTCAGCAATTGCAGCCGATTCTCCTCAAAGCCGCTTCTGCTGCTGCAAGTGAGCCGGCTGCAAAGGGCGCTGTTCCTCTTGCTGTTCCTTCTGCCTCAGGAAGAGCCGGTGAAGGCGCAGGTACGGCAGCAGTTGTCGCTGGGGCGTCTCAGTCTGTGGCAAAGGGGGTCGTGGTCGCCGCGTCGTCGGATGTTATCCAGTCGCAGGCAGGGGTCATTGTCACGCCGCCGGGCGACATCATCCGTGCTGACCAGGCAACCACGAAACCGCTCATCCCCCAGACGAGGATCGAGGGTGCCATGATCGGCATTGCGCCGGGTCGCGACCTGCCCGGTGGTGAGCGCGAATTCGTTATTGCCGGACAACAGGTTGTCCGGCTCTATCGTCAGGGAAAAGAGTTGAAGAAAACAGCCGATTATTCGATTTCGGGTGATGCGAAAATCCTGGGGATCGACACGGCTGATCTGGATAACGATGGTGTTCTGGAAATTTATGTCACTATCATGGAAGAGGAGACCCTCTCGTCCCGGGTGCTTTCCATAGGAGACAAGGGTTTTACGGTTATTGCGGAACGGCTCCCGTACTATTTCCGCGCCATTGCTTTGGAAGGGAAGACCCGCAAGGTCTACGCCCAGCAAATCGGGAAAGATGATGAGGATTTCTACGGCGACGTGCGGGAGATCGTGAAGAAGGGCAATGCATTCACCATGGGGGCAGTGATCAAGGTGCCGCAATATGCCAACGTATTCACTTTCAATCGTTTTGCCGATGCAGATGGCAAGAAATATCAGGTCATTCTTGATGAGGACGGCTACCTGCGGGTCCTGGACGACTCCGGCGAACTCCTCTGGAAGAGCGGTGATCGGTACGGCGGCAGTGAAGTCTATTTCAAGCGTGACGAGCAGCAGATGCAGCCGATTTCTGTTGATCGCTATCGCTGGCGCTTCCTGGAGCAGCGTGTGGTAGTTACCGATAATGGACTGGTCATCGTGCCGCGTAACAGCGGGTTGTTCGTAGTGGGGAACAACCGTTCCTTTACCAAGAATACCGTCTACGCTTATGCCTGGACCGGGGTCTCCCTGGACGAACGTTGGCGGACCAAGGAAAGCCAGAACTACCTGGCTGACTATTTCTACGATGGTCAACGCAAAGAACTGGTCATGCTTGAAGTGGTGAAAAAAGAGGGGCTCTTTGACAAGGGTGCCAGCACCATCACGGTAAAAAAGGTCGAATGA
- a CDS encoding arylesterase: MNMTDIRLFLILGLLVLCSCSKAPQLAALPPDAVVLAFGDSITFGSGAAPGESYPAVLEGLIGRRVVNAGVPGETTAQGRARLAAALDEQRPALLLLCLGGNDFLQHQDESRTDDNLRAMVALAQERGVAVVLIAVPRLGFGLEVPKLYEKIAKDSSIPLERKVLKKILSTGSLKSDLIHPNAAGYRILAESVARLIGAAGALNG; the protein is encoded by the coding sequence ATGAACATGACAGACATCAGATTATTCCTGATCCTCGGGCTGCTCGTCCTCTGCTCCTGCAGCAAGGCGCCACAGTTGGCGGCATTGCCGCCAGACGCGGTGGTGCTGGCATTTGGCGACAGTATCACCTTCGGTAGTGGCGCCGCTCCTGGCGAGAGCTATCCGGCAGTTCTTGAGGGCCTCATCGGCCGGCGCGTGGTGAATGCCGGAGTGCCGGGGGAGACAACTGCACAGGGGAGGGCGAGGCTTGCCGCAGCACTCGACGAGCAGAGACCGGCACTGCTGCTCCTCTGCCTCGGAGGCAACGATTTCCTGCAGCATCAGGACGAGAGCCGGACTGACGACAATCTACGGGCCATGGTGGCACTTGCTCAGGAGCGGGGTGTCGCGGTGGTGCTCATTGCTGTCCCCAGGCTCGGTTTCGGGCTGGAAGTGCCGAAACTGTACGAAAAGATAGCCAAGGATTCTTCCATCCCCCTGGAAAGAAAAGTTTTGAAGAAGATCCTCTCAACCGGCAGTCTCAAATCAGACTTGATACATCCCAATGCCGCAGGGTATCGCATCCTTGCCGAGTCAGTGGCCCGTTTGATTGGTGCTGCCGGAGCTCTGAACGGGTAA
- a CDS encoding ATP phosphoribosyltransferase regulatory subunit, translating into MLNPPRIDAPIPKGVADFLPDTADKIGYIQEQIRRVFELWGFRRIITPLLEFEDVLALGIGDELRSRTFRFDDRQSGRLLAIPSDITPQVARIVATRMCQQPFPYRICYHGRVLRHAEIQSGRSREIFQAGVELIGLDSPEADAEMVAMAVEVLQGLGIRDFKMDIGQVEFFRGIMAAAGLDGATARQLKIAIGKKDASAVRELLESIPAPDRVKEAIASLPRLFGGRKVLDEAAGVAVHDRCKRALENIEQVLQVLDVYGVTEYLTIDLGEIRGLDYHTGLTFEGFVSGLGEPVCSGGRYDDLTARYGFPAPATGFAFNILALLAALERQPDVEASTARDFLLFNAADDRREALRIAKCLRTMGYSVARDIIRREYDDSLEYARRMNIRRMLIIGGSYCTDDEVSIVRVADGSTMRLKKNLLFQVGGRLDLDALWERQAG; encoded by the coding sequence GTGCTTAACCCTCCACGAATAGATGCCCCCATCCCCAAGGGGGTTGCCGATTTTCTGCCTGATACGGCGGACAAGATCGGGTATATCCAGGAACAGATCCGGCGGGTCTTCGAGTTGTGGGGGTTCAGGCGGATCATCACGCCCTTGCTCGAATTCGAGGATGTTCTGGCTCTTGGGATCGGTGACGAACTACGCAGCAGGACCTTTCGTTTTGACGACCGGCAATCCGGCCGGCTTCTTGCCATTCCCTCCGACATCACTCCGCAGGTGGCGCGTATCGTAGCTACGCGGATGTGCCAGCAGCCTTTTCCCTACAGAATCTGTTATCACGGCAGGGTTCTCCGCCATGCCGAAATTCAGAGCGGCCGGAGCCGCGAGATCTTCCAGGCCGGGGTTGAACTGATCGGGCTCGACTCGCCCGAAGCCGATGCCGAGATGGTGGCGATGGCCGTTGAAGTGCTGCAGGGGCTCGGAATCCGGGATTTCAAGATGGACATCGGACAGGTCGAATTTTTCCGTGGCATCATGGCGGCTGCCGGGCTGGATGGGGCGACAGCCAGGCAGTTGAAGATAGCCATTGGTAAAAAGGACGCCTCTGCCGTTCGAGAGTTGTTGGAAAGCATCCCTGCACCGGATCGGGTCAAGGAGGCGATTGCTTCCCTCCCGCGCCTGTTCGGCGGTCGAAAGGTTCTCGACGAGGCGGCAGGTGTAGCTGTCCATGACCGCTGCAAGCGTGCCCTGGAAAATATCGAGCAGGTGCTGCAGGTGCTCGATGTCTATGGCGTGACAGAATACCTTACCATCGATCTTGGCGAGATCCGTGGCCTCGATTACCACACTGGGCTCACCTTCGAGGGATTTGTCAGTGGACTGGGAGAGCCTGTGTGCAGTGGTGGGCGTTACGATGACCTCACGGCCCGCTATGGTTTTCCGGCGCCGGCCACGGGGTTTGCCTTCAACATACTGGCTTTGCTGGCGGCACTGGAGCGACAGCCGGACGTGGAGGCAAGTACTGCGAGGGACTTTCTTCTGTTTAATGCAGCGGACGACCGTCGAGAGGCCCTTCGGATCGCCAAATGCCTCCGCACCATGGGATATTCGGTTGCACGGGACATCATCCGCCGGGAATACGACGATTCACTCGAATACGCTCGACGGATGAACATCCGCCGTATGTTGATCATAGGTGGCAGTTACTGTACAGATGACGAGGTCTCCATTGTCCGGGTTGCCGATGGATCGACCATGCGACTGAAAAAGAATCTGCTGTTCCAGGTGGGAGGCCGGCTCGATCTGGATGCCCTGTGGGAGCGGCAGGCCGGCTGA
- a CDS encoding porin codes for MKKKLVVAAAAGAMCVAATTAFALENEFHGMYKAMGYSSNFFNGYTLAPAQTSTLLRKDAGVSNFFEQRARLMYIAKANDNLKLVTHFELDSRFGGVAGGYKGITTGNDSGNLDADQLTLETKNVYLDTNCPITGANIKIGIQPWADSYQSLFLLADMTGLYVTKKFDPLTASFGWFRYADLDTNTNWAGDASNDLFVVDAKYAINKDMTVGASLYAIDNGTNTLPSNVKDMYMPGVNASLTFGPATINPFVAVQFGRTTGNQNLNGFLGGATAKVKNVGPGNINAAFVYMSGDDRATSSTSYGKAFKPVSANTSYFNAANMWLLVRSGQAVNSSTSVTGNDLTVGGRGLVGIFAGYEGTRDKAFYNANVGYAMTAEQRKNGTTEESSSLGTELNATVGYKLYDNLAVSLTGAYAILGDALKKSAASNGKGISGFATTVADADNPWLANLQLSYTF; via the coding sequence TTGTTGCAGCCGCTGCCGGCGCCATGTGCGTCGCCGCGACCACGGCCTTTGCACTGGAGAACGAGTTCCACGGGATGTACAAGGCAATGGGGTATTCCTCCAACTTCTTTAACGGCTACACTTTGGCTCCTGCGCAGACGAGTACGCTCCTGAGGAAGGACGCCGGGGTGAGCAACTTCTTCGAGCAGCGTGCCCGCCTCATGTACATAGCCAAGGCCAACGACAACCTGAAGCTGGTAACACATTTCGAACTCGATTCCCGTTTCGGCGGGGTTGCTGGCGGCTACAAAGGGATTACAACCGGAAACGACAGCGGTAACCTTGATGCTGACCAGTTGACCCTTGAGACCAAGAACGTTTATCTCGACACCAACTGCCCCATTACCGGCGCCAACATCAAGATCGGTATCCAGCCTTGGGCTGACTCCTACCAGAGCCTGTTCCTCCTGGCAGACATGACCGGTCTCTACGTCACCAAGAAGTTCGATCCGCTGACCGCTTCGTTCGGCTGGTTCCGTTATGCCGATCTCGATACCAACACAAACTGGGCTGGTGATGCCAGCAACGACCTCTTCGTCGTCGACGCGAAATATGCCATCAACAAGGACATGACAGTTGGCGCCAGCCTCTATGCCATCGACAACGGAACCAACACACTTCCTTCCAACGTGAAGGACATGTATATGCCGGGCGTGAACGCCAGCCTGACTTTTGGCCCTGCTACGATCAATCCGTTCGTTGCAGTGCAGTTCGGCAGGACCACCGGCAACCAGAACCTGAACGGTTTCCTGGGTGGTGCCACTGCCAAGGTGAAAAATGTTGGTCCGGGTAACATCAATGCCGCTTTCGTGTACATGTCAGGTGATGACCGCGCGACCTCTTCTACCTCTTATGGTAAGGCCTTCAAGCCCGTCTCCGCCAATACCAGCTACTTCAATGCCGCCAATATGTGGCTCCTCGTTCGGAGCGGCCAGGCGGTCAACAGCTCTACTTCTGTGACCGGCAACGACCTTACTGTTGGTGGCCGCGGTCTGGTGGGCATCTTTGCCGGTTATGAAGGGACCAGGGACAAGGCATTCTACAATGCCAACGTTGGCTATGCCATGACTGCAGAGCAGCGTAAGAACGGCACCACCGAGGAGAGCAGCTCCCTCGGCACCGAACTCAATGCAACCGTTGGCTACAAGCTTTACGACAACCTGGCCGTCAGCCTCACCGGCGCCTATGCCATCCTGGGCGATGCTCTCAAGAAGTCGGCAGCTTCCAACGGCAAGGGTATCAGCGGTTTCGCAACTACGGTTGCTGATGCCGACAACCCCTGGTTGGCCAACCTGCAGCTCAGCTACACGTTCTAA
- the ylqF gene encoding ribosome biogenesis GTPase YlqF, whose amino-acid sequence MTIQWFPGHMGKALEQIEDLIKRIDVVIEVLDARLPVSSSNHKLAALRRNKPWIKVLNKHDLADPVVTKAWVRDFEQQTGVRALPLSAKKHADTKQLIRLCQGLAPKRGKPGFPVRTMVVGIPNVGKSTLINTLAGKSMARVGDRPAVTTTTQQIDLRNGIVLSDTPGVLWPDMSDQNGAYRLAASGAIGDNAMDSATVGLFAGEYLLRRYPELLKARYGLQALPGSSHDLIEAIGRRLGCLTGGGEVDLNRASEAFLRELRAGKIGRISLEEPALTPAVAVVE is encoded by the coding sequence ATGACGATTCAATGGTTTCCCGGACATATGGGCAAGGCCCTGGAGCAGATCGAAGACCTGATAAAACGGATAGACGTGGTGATTGAGGTGCTGGATGCCCGGCTTCCCGTTTCCAGCTCCAATCACAAGCTGGCGGCACTGCGGCGGAACAAGCCCTGGATCAAGGTGCTGAACAAGCATGACCTGGCCGACCCTGTCGTGACAAAGGCGTGGGTGCGCGACTTCGAGCAGCAGACCGGGGTACGTGCGCTCCCCCTGTCGGCAAAGAAGCATGCCGACACCAAGCAGTTGATCAGGCTCTGTCAGGGATTGGCGCCGAAACGGGGCAAGCCTGGCTTTCCTGTTCGTACCATGGTGGTGGGGATCCCCAATGTGGGCAAATCCACGCTGATCAATACCCTGGCGGGAAAGAGCATGGCCAGGGTCGGGGATCGGCCGGCGGTGACCACCACTACCCAGCAGATCGATCTGCGCAACGGCATAGTCCTGTCCGATACGCCAGGGGTGCTCTGGCCGGATATGAGCGACCAGAATGGGGCGTACCGGCTTGCGGCCAGCGGCGCCATCGGAGATAACGCCATGGACAGCGCCACGGTTGGTCTCTTTGCAGGCGAATACCTGCTGCGCAGGTATCCGGAACTGTTGAAGGCGCGTTATGGGCTGCAGGCTCTCCCCGGCTCCTCCCACGACCTGATAGAAGCCATTGGCCGTCGCCTGGGGTGTCTGACCGGGGGCGGAGAAGTGGACTTGAACCGGGCTTCCGAGGCGTTCCTGCGGGAGCTGCGGGCGGGGAAAATCGGCCGGATCAGTTTGGAAGAGCCTGCATTGACGCCAGCTGTTGCCGTTGTTGAGTGA
- a CDS encoding acetyl-CoA hydrolase, giving the protein MSELHNRIRKSSLHAKIKQVAEVIPLFKNGMNIGWSGFTPAGYPKMVPIALADHVEKNQLQGKMKFNLFIGASVGVETEDRWASLDMIDRRWPYQTGKNIQAGINEGRIRMGDKHLSMFSQDLGYGFFTKENGGRLDIAIIECSAITENGGLVLTASCGAVPEILQIADQIIIEINTSIPSFEGLHDIIDPVNPPNRLPYLISRVDDRSGSPYVRVDTDRIVAIIESNLPDNGRAFSEQDDTSEAIANNIVDFFSQEVKAGRLPKNLLPLQSGVGSIANAVIGGLAKGPFTGLKVWTEVLQDTMLDFFDSGKLDFASTVSLSFSVEGFKRFYDNWDKYSDKVLMRPLSIANHPEPIRRLGCIAMNTPIEFDIYAHANSTLVGGTRMINGIGGSGDFLRNAYLSIMHTPSARPTKTDPTGITCVVPHVPHVDHTEHDLDVLVTEQGLADLRGLDPKSRAQLIIDKCAHPDYKPLLQEYLDRATKDCLSRKAGHEPQLLDRVFKMQVNLAKNGTMKIDNWDI; this is encoded by the coding sequence ATGTCGGAATTGCACAACAGAATCAGAAAATCCAGTCTCCACGCCAAGATTAAGCAGGTTGCAGAGGTCATTCCCCTGTTCAAAAACGGGATGAACATCGGCTGGTCCGGATTTACCCCGGCCGGCTACCCCAAGATGGTTCCCATTGCCCTGGCAGACCACGTGGAAAAAAACCAGCTGCAGGGAAAAATGAAGTTCAACCTTTTCATCGGTGCATCCGTTGGCGTCGAAACCGAAGACCGCTGGGCCTCTCTGGACATGATCGACCGGCGCTGGCCCTACCAGACCGGCAAGAACATCCAGGCGGGGATCAATGAAGGGCGCATCCGCATGGGAGACAAACATCTTTCCATGTTCTCCCAGGATCTGGGATATGGCTTTTTCACCAAGGAAAACGGTGGTCGCCTCGACATCGCCATCATCGAATGTTCTGCCATTACCGAGAACGGCGGCCTGGTCCTGACGGCCTCCTGCGGTGCAGTGCCGGAGATCCTGCAGATTGCCGACCAGATCATCATAGAAATCAACACCTCGATCCCGAGTTTCGAAGGCCTGCACGACATCATCGACCCGGTCAACCCGCCCAACCGCCTCCCCTATCTCATCAGCCGGGTTGACGACCGTTCCGGCAGCCCCTATGTCCGGGTCGATACGGACCGGATCGTGGCAATCATCGAATCGAATCTGCCCGATAACGGCCGGGCTTTCAGTGAACAGGACGACACCTCCGAAGCCATTGCCAACAACATCGTCGACTTTTTCTCCCAGGAAGTGAAGGCCGGTCGGCTGCCGAAGAACCTGCTGCCGCTCCAGTCCGGCGTCGGGTCCATTGCCAACGCGGTTATCGGCGGCCTGGCAAAAGGCCCGTTCACCGGTCTCAAGGTCTGGACCGAAGTGCTGCAGGACACCATGCTCGACTTCTTCGATTCCGGGAAACTCGATTTCGCCTCAACCGTCTCCCTCTCTTTCTCGGTCGAAGGCTTCAAACGTTTTTACGACAACTGGGACAAATACAGCGACAAGGTCCTGATGCGACCGCTCTCCATCGCCAACCACCCGGAGCCGATCCGCCGACTGGGATGCATTGCCATGAACACCCCCATCGAGTTCGACATATACGCCCATGCTAACTCCACCCTGGTAGGCGGCACGCGGATGATCAACGGCATCGGCGGTTCCGGCGACTTCCTGCGCAACGCCTACCTCTCGATCATGCACACCCCGTCGGCCCGGCCGACCAAAACCGACCCGACCGGCATCACCTGTGTCGTGCCGCATGTACCGCACGTCGACCACACCGAGCATGACCTGGATGTACTCGTTACGGAGCAGGGACTGGCCGATCTGCGCGGTCTCGACCCGAAGAGCCGCGCCCAGCTCATTATCGACAAATGCGCCCACCCGGACTACAAGCCGCTGCTGCAGGAATATCTCGACAGGGCGACGAAAGACTGCCTCTCACGTAAAGCCGGTCATGAGCCGCAACTGCTGGACCGGGTCTTCAAGATGCAGGTCAACCTGGCGAAAAACGGCACCATGAAAATCGACAACTGGGACATCTGA